The genomic interval CATGGACCGAAAAGCCCGTGTCGGCCAGGCCCAGCTCGGCGGCCGCCTCCCGGAATCGCGGGATGCCGTTCGCGTCGGGCCCCAGGTTCAGATAGAGCTCGTTGGCGCGGAGGCTGTCGGCAAACGGTCCGGCATGGCACACGTACAGATCAGGCCAGCCGTTGCCGTCGACGTCGGCCACGGCCACGCCGGTGGTCCAGGGCTTCGTTCCGGCCACGCCGGCCGCATCGGTGACGTCCTCGAAGCGCCAGTCGCCTCGGTTCAGGTAAAGCCGGTTGGGACCCTGGTTGGCCGTCAGAAAGACATCGAGGCGTCCATCGCCGTTGAAGTCGGCCAGCCCGACGCCTCCGCCGTTGTAAAAGTTGCGATAGATAAAGACGTTGAACTCCTGCGTTTCGCGCAGGCGGTTTTCGAAGCGGATGCCCGTCTGGCGAGGGGACAGCGCTTCAAACAGGGCATCGGCGGGCACGCCGGGCCTGCGACACCCTCCCAGCACCAGCAATCCCACCAGGCCGAGGCTCCTGAAACCACGCAGCAAGAAGCGATGCATCATGCCTGAATTCCGAACAGCTTTGCCCCAAAGAAAACACCGCCGGAGCGCTGCCGCAAGGCAACACCCCGGCGGTGTCTCGTCGCGCCGCTTACCGGACCATCAGTAGCCCGGATTTTGCTGCAGATTCGGGTTGGCGTCGAGCTGCGCCTGGGGAATCGGGAAAAGCAGTACTCGCGGATTGCTGGGATCCTTGAACTCCCAGGCGCGCGTAAACTGGCCATGACGAATCAGATCCTGGCGCCGTTTGGCCTCCCAGGTCAGCTCGAAGAGGCGCTCATCCAGGATCGCCTGCCGCAACGCTTCGCGGCTGGAATAGTCGGCCAGGTTAAGCGGCTTGGGCGGATCGAAGACACGCGCGCGCACTTCGTTGATCAGGTCGATGACCTGCTGAGAAGGCCCGTTCAATTCATTCAGGGCTTCCGCCTTGATCAGGTAGATCTCGGCCAGGCGGAACCAGGCGTAGTCGTTCCCGTGGTTTCCGTTCACGTTGTTCGGATCGGGCCCGTACTTGAGCACGCGCACGCCTTCACGCTCGTTTGCATTTGTTACGTTCTGAATCTCCGGCGTATAGACCAGCGGTGCGCCCGTGCGGTCCGTCAGCGGATCACCCTGCGAGTAGCACTGGCTGCCCACGCAGTTACCCCGCGGCTCAGCATACTGCTGCCCGACCAGGAAGATCGTGCGTCGGGCATCATCCTGGTCGAACTTGTTGTACGTCTCGGCCAGAATGGCATGGCCATTCCAGGGCGAAGGCGACAGCTGGTTATAATGCAACGTTCGCATCTGGAAGGTCATGCCCAGACCGTTTTCGGGCAGGTGCTGGATGGCGAAAATCACTTCCGGGGCGTTCTCGTTGTTGGGTAGAAACATGGCCAGCCATTCACTGGCATCCTGGGCCAGCCGGAAGTAGCCGGAGTTGATGATGTTATCGGCCCGCTGGATGGCCGCTTGGCAGGCATTCTGCCCACCGCTGACCTGCACATCCACGCAGGAGTTGTACCCGGTAGGATTCAGCTGATCGCTGTTGCGGGTGAAAACGCCCGCGTTCAGGTACATGCTGGCCAGGATCGCGTCGGCAACCCATTTGGTAACCCGACCCGCAAGCGGCGGCTGCTCCGGAAGGTTATCGTAAATTTCCAGCAGTTCGCTTTCGATGAAATTGAAAACTTCGGCCCGCGTAGCGTTCGCCGGCGGGTTGTTGGGATCGACGACAAATTCGTCGTCGCCCACGATGGGCACGTTGCCGAAAAAGTCCAGCAACGTATAGTAGAAGAAGGCCCGAAGCAGCCGCACTTCGGCTTCGAGCTGCGCTTCGTTTGGTGCCTCGATTTCCGCCAGGGTCTGCAACAGACCGTTCGCACGCGCAATGCCCGTATAGGAATCGACCCAGGCGCCGTTGATATCGACCAGCGAAGGATCCCACTGGTGACGATGGATAGCCAGCCAGCGGCCGCCGTCGAACCAGTCCTGCCCACGGGTGGGCACGACGGTTTCGTCGGAGGAGACCTGACTCAGGTTCCAGTAATTCCATTCCAGCGCCCGAAGTTGGGCATAAATGGGCGCCAGGGCGGCGGTGATTTCTTTCTCGGTTTTGTAAAAGTTTTCGGGCGTTACCACCGAAAAGGTCTCTTCGGTCAGATCCGTACAGCTGCTGAGGATCAGTACGACCGGTGTCAGCAGCACCGCCAGCAGGATACCGGCCGTCTTATTTCTCTGCATGCCTCTCATGGTCAACGTTCTGTTTGAATGCGGATGAAACTGGTGCGTCATTCCTTTCAAGACCGTTAGAAGCCCAGGCTGATGCCGACCGTAAAGGTGCGCGCCCGGGGATAGTTCGTGTAGTCGATCCCCAGCGTCGCCAGCCCGGCATTCGTGTTAACCTCCGGATCGTATCCGCTGTAGGGGGTAATCACCAGCAGGTTCTGTCCGGACACATAGATACGTGCCCGCCGGAGATAACGGCTCCATGGCCCCAGATTGTTGAAGGTATAGCCGACCGTCACGTTGTCCAGCCGGATAAAGGAGCCATCTTCGATCCAGCGCGAGGAGTAGATGGCCGGTTCGTCCAGGGCGTCCGGATCGTCCAGCGCCGCTTTCAGGAAGTTCTGGTTCTGGAGCACGGCGCTCTTCGTCTGATAGACCAGGGCCGTGTTGTTGAAGACGTCGCGGCCCTGTTCGCCCCGGATGAACACGTAGAAGTCGAAGTTGCCCCAGTAGATATTGGTACGGAAGCCGTAGGTGAAGTCCGGCTGGGCATTGCCGATGATGGTCCGGTCATCACCGGTGATCTCGACCTGACCGTCGCCGTCCAGGTCGGCAAACTGCTGGCGGCCGTTGGCATCGACACCCAGGAAGACCGGTCCGTAGAAGGTGCCGATCGGCTCGCCCGGCAGCAGAATCTGCGCGTAGGTGTCCGACTGACCACGGCCACTGACCGTCCCGGTAATAATCTGATCGCGACCACCCAGGCTGACCACTTCGTTACGGTTGGTGCTGAAGACCAACCCGAAGAGCACGTTCAGTCCGGGCCGATCGACAGCCAGCGCATCGAGCGAAAACTCAAGGCCCCGGTTGCGCGTCTTGCCGACGTTTTCGATCCGGGTCGGGACCGGCGCCGGCTGCGGCACAGGGATCTCCAGCAACAGGTTGCTGGTGTTCTTCTCGTAGTATTCGATCGTTCCCGAGAATTTGCCGTTCAGCAGGCTGTAATCCAACCCGATGTTGAAGGTGGCCGTCTCTTCCCACTTCAGGTCCGGATTCGCATAGTTGACCGGGGCAAATCCGGTGTACGGCTGCTGATCGAAAACCGCCTGCAGGCTTTCGTTGGCGCCAAGCTGCGCCAGCGACAGGTAGTTACCGATCTCCTGACTACCCGTGATGCCATAGCCCACCTTCAAGCGCAGGTCGGTGAGCCAGTCCAGCCCCTGCATGAACGGTTCGCCACTGATACGCCAGGCCGCCGAGATGGCCGGGAAGAGCCCCCACTTGTTCCCTTCGCCAAAGCGCGAGGAACCGTCGTACCGAAGCACGCCGGTCAGGTAGTACCGGCTCTGGTAGTTGTAGTTCAGGCGCGTGAAGAACGAAATGAGTCGGCTTTTTTCCTTGTAGGAAAACGTCCCGGCTTTGACCAGCTGGCTGGCCGACTGCATAGCGTTGTAGGTGGTGACGTCCGTAACGAATCCCTGCCCTTCGACGCCGAATTCTTCCGTCATGTACTCGTTGAACTCGTAGCCGCCCAGCAACTCCACATTGTGCGCCTGAGCGAACGTGTTGCGGTAGGTCAGATAGCTCTGGAACGTCAGCGACGAGTGTTCCCGGCTACGCTGCAGCGCCCGCCCTTCGTACTGGGCACCGGTCGGATTCTGTTGCGGGAAGTACTGGCGGCGGCTCGACTGCGCCCGGTCGGCCCCGAAGTTCACCCGGGCCGTCAGGCCAGGCAGCAGATCCAGCTCAGCGCCGATGTTCCCCAGCGAGCGCGTCGTCTTTACGAAGTCCAGCACCTGCTCGGCCATGGCCACCGGATTGCGCACCGAGGTCCGGCCGTCCGCAATTTCAAAATAGCCATCCAGTGCCGGGGTCCCATCCAGGTTTTGATCGGCGTAGATGGGATAGGTGGGATTCATCTGATAGACGTTCGTAAACACCCCGCCTTCGAAGCCGGCCGTCTGGTTGTAGGGCAGCAGGTCGTCGTGCTGGAACGACGAAGTCAGGTTGAGCTGAAGCCGCAGCCGCCCGTCGAAGGCCTGATGGTCGGCGTTCAGGCGTCCGGTCAGACGTTCCAGCCCGGAGCTGATGACATGGCCCTGCTGATTCAGGTAGCTGACCGAGGCCCGGTAGCGGGTCTGGCTCGTACCGCCCGAAAAGGCCAGATTATGGAAGTGCGTGATCCCCGTCCGCGTAACCGCTTCTTCCCAGTCCGTATTGGCATTCCCCAGTACGTTCAGCGCATCCTGCGAAAGATTTCCGGCCTGCACCTGCTCCTGAACGAACCGCCGATATTCCTCCCCATTCAGCAACTCCAGCTTCTTATAGGGAGAGGCCGCCGAAATATACCCTTCATAGTCCACCTGAAGCTGGCCCTGACGGCCCTTCTTCGTCTCGATCAGGATCACGCCGTTCGCACCCCGCGATCCGTAGATAGCGGTGGCCGCGGCGTCTTTCAGGACCGTGATCGACTCGATGTCGTTGGGATTGATCAGGCTCAGGGGGTTGCGCGGTGGCGGCGGCGCGCCGTCAATCCCGGCCCCTTCCGGCATCAGGCGCACGTTGTCGATCGGCACGCCATCGATGACGATCAGCGGATCATTGCTAGCACTGATGGAGGTACCACCGCGCAGACGGATGTTCAATCCGGCGCCCGGTTCGCCATTGTTCGAGATGATCGTCAGACCGGCCACCTGGCCCTGCAGCAGCTGGTCGGGCGAGGTATAAACGCCCTGATTGATCTCCGTCGCATCAATCGTCGCCACCGAGCCGGTCACGTCTTCACGCCGCTGCACGCCGTAGCCGACCACGACGATCTCTTCCAGCACCTCGACGGTGGGTTGCATGCGCACGTTGATGACCGTTCGGTCGCCTACCACCTCCTGCACCTGCTCGTAGCCCACGAACGAGAAAACCAGCACGGCTTCGGGTCCGGGCACTTCGATCTGATAGCGTCCCTCGACGTCGGTGGTCGTGCCGGTCATCGTGCCCAGCACCACGATGTTGACGCCGGGCAACGGCTCCCCCGTCGTCGCGTCACTGACGGTACCCGTCACCGTGCGCGGCTGCGCAATGACAACGCTTACATTCCAGCATGCAAGCAGCAGACTCACCCTTAAAATGCGCGAAAGCAATGTGCTCATGGTACCCACTCGCTCAAATTGTTTGAGTAAATGTAAGAGTTTCCACTTGCTATGGGATCGCTTCCAAATCTCAACGATGGGTGCGGGAAATGCAATCCCTTTTTTAAGGGACACCCTTCAACTAAACCGTTTTAGTTGTAACAAGCCTGCAACCTTTTATACAAACTTCACAGAGCTCTGTCGAGGCTCAAAACAAAGCCCGCCTCCCCTGCGGGAAGACGGGCGATCAACAGTTCGGATAGGGGCTTACTGATTCCTGCCGGCACGCTTCGTGGTGATCAGAATCACCCCGTTGGCGCCCCGGGAGCCGTAAATCGCCGTGGCCGCCGCATCCTTCAGGACCGTGATCGACTCGATGTCGTGAGGGTTCAGAAAAGAGATGGTCCCACCCGGTATCGGTGTGATGGGCATGCCATCGACCACATAAAGGGGTTCTGGATTGCCCAGGAGCGTGTTCTGCCCTCGGATGCGCACGATCAGTCCGCCGCCGGGCGCTTCGGTCACGTACACACCGGCCACGCGCCCTCTGAGCAACTCTTCCACGCGCGTCACCGGCCGCTCTTTGACCTCGTCCGGATCCAGCTCACTGACCGAGGCCGTCACCTCCTCCCGTGCGATCGTGCCGTAGCCGACGTTGACCTGCTCCTTTGCTTCCGCAGCCGACGCGTCGGTTTCGGCCACCGGCCGACTCCCCGCGCAGCCGGTCAGCCACAATGCCGCCACCAGCGCCAGCCCGCCCACCATGTGCCGCCGTTCCATGATGCCTGCTCCGGGTTGGGTTCAAGGATGCCGCTCTCCTTCAGGATACCTCTAAAAAATCTAAACGTTTCCCGCCACAAATAAACCTGTCTAACCCCTGCTTTTCTTTCAAAAAGCAGGGGCGCACCACAGGGTGCGCCCCTACCGGACGAACAAGACACGCGCAGCCCTTTTGCGATGATTGAGGATGTTGCTTATTCCAGCGGCAGCCGGAGCTGGCGGCGCACGTAGCCGGCCCCCTCGCCTTCGAAGCGCACCTGCAGGCGGTAGCCGCCGGGCTCGGGGCTCAGCATGACACCTTCGACGGCCTGCACCCGGCGTGGCGTGCGCACCTGCAACGTATAGCTCCGCCCCACCCGTCCCTCCAGCACCAGCAGCAGGCTGTCGGACGCGGCCCGTACGCGCAGTACCCGGAGTCCGCGGTTGTCCATTCCGGGCACCAGCGGCTCGGGGGCTACATAGACGTCGGTGCCCGGCCGCATGCGGTAGCGGATCGTGGTCGGACCGGCCACCGGCACGCGGATGCGCACGCGCTGCAGATCGCCTTCCTCCCGCACTTCGAAGACGGCCGGCCGGTCGTTTACGGTCACGGACTCCACGCGGGCATCCAGCGGAAAGGCCGGCGCCAGATCCAGCGAGACGGGCGCCGCCTCGCCTTCAGGGATGATCTCCACCAGAAAGGCTTCGTCCGTGCGCCGAATGGCCAGCGCATACCGATCGCGTCCCACCGGCACGTGCCGCAACCGCAGCGAATCCCACACGGCCGGAAGCTGGGGCGCCACGCGCAACACCCGGCCGCCCTCCCGCACGTCCAGTCCCAGCAGTCCCCGCACCAGCGGGGTCACCACCATGGCCTCGGACCAGATCTGGTGGTGCGACGAGCGGCCGAAATCCCGATTGAAAGCACCCGAGAGCAATTCGGTCACGTAGCCCAGCGCCCCCTGGTAGGTCAACAGCGCGTTCGCCATCAGCGCCTGATAGCCGATGTGTGGTTTTTCGTAGCGATAGGCCGCCATCGACGCCCAGCCGGTAAACAGCGGCCAGACCGATCCGTGATGGTAGGAAAGCGGATCGTAGCGGCTGCTGGCGTTCGACAGAATCCGCGTGCCCCAGTCGGTGGCCATCTGCGCGCTGCCCACGTGCTCCAGCGCCCGACGGGCACGCTCCGGGCTGAGCAACCGCCACCAGAGCGGTACCGCCTGCAGCACCGTGTTTTCCGGAAACAGTTCGGGCGCCGCGGCCCCGTCCGGCTTCCAGGTGGCAAACGCATAGAACCCTTCGTCTTCCAGCCAATAAGTGCGCTCGATGGCCGCCCGCACCCGCACCGCCCGCTGCCGCACTTCGGCCGCCAGTTCGGTTTCGCCCAGGGCCGTCGCCATGGCCTCCATCCCCTCCAGCGCGGCCAGCCAGACGCCCTGCTGGTACAGCTCTTCGTGCGGCGGGTACAGCAGCCCCCCTTCCACCCAGCCGTGTCCCACGCCGGTGTTTTCCACCAGGTCGTTGCCGTCCGTGTCGGTGCCGGCCGTGAAGCGGTAAGCCCTTACAAGCGCGTCCCAGTGCTCTCGGATGTAGTCCAGATCCCCGCTCGCCTGCCAGTAATCGGCGTGTGCGATGATAAAGAGCGGCGTGGCATCGGCCGAGGCCCAGGGATACGGATAGTCCTCGAACCAGTCGATCAGCGCAGCACTCTGGGAAATTTCGTGCGGGATCTTACCGTCTTCCCGCTGAAACTTTCGCAGGAAGTCCAGCGCCGTGCGGGTCGTTTCGAAGTGGCCGACGGCCGTCGTGGCCAGCACGGTCCAGAGCGCATCGCGCCCGAAGAACCAGGCAAAGCCGGGCCGCTCGCTGTTGCCCGCCGTACGGAAGCCGGCAATCAGTCCGGTGCCCAGGTACGGGTTGGTCGCCAGCCCTTTGTCGATGCCCACCAGCGCCCAGGCGTAGGCCGTGTTCAGCGTCGGATCGGGCGTTTCGATCTGCAATGCTTCGTCCAGCAGCCGTTCGTAGTGCGCCACGTTCTGGCGGTAATAGCTTTCGGCCTGCTCGAGCAGCCGCCGGTAGGTCGCGATCGCGCCGTCGATGCCCTCGACGCTGCCGGTGATCACCACCGGGATGTAGTAGCGGGCGGCCAGCTCGGGCGTTACCTCCAGCTCGAACCGGTTCGGTAGATCTTTTGGCTCTTCCTGATAGGGCTGCACCGACACGTCCCGGGCCAGCGGCGAGCCTATCACCCCGGCAAACCGGCGGGTTTCCTCGGTGATCGTATAAAACCGCCCCTCCTCGTTCCAGCCGAGGTAGCCTGTCATCAGACCGGCCGGCCACATGAGGCGCAGGTCGGGCCGAAACGCCACGCGGATCGTCAGCGGCCGCACGGCCTGCACGTCCAGCAGCATCACGATACCCGGCTCGTGCACCGGCGCGTACAGGATCTGTCGCACGGTGAAAGCCGCGTGGCTGTAGGTGAGCACGGTGGCCTCCGGCCGCGCTTCGATGTAGGCCAGCGTCTCCTCGCCGCTCAACGGCACCGGATAGTCGGCAATCTGGAATTCCAGCCGCAGGTCGCGCAGGATTTTGAGCGGATAGACCCAGACCTCGAACGCGCGGTGTTCGTAGCCGAGCAGCGCCGCCCGCCGCCCCACCACGTCCAGAAACGCTCCGGCCTGCGTGGGTCGCGCCAGCACCAGCCGGCCGGTCGGCCGCTCAAAGCGCGGCACCAGTCCTTCGATCTGTTGCGCCTGCACCGCCATCATGCCGGACAGCAAACAGCCAAGCCATACTGCAATCCATGCGTTTCCTCGCAGCATCGTCGGTCAGAAGGTTATGTACAAAAAAGCCCGTCCGGCAAGAAAACGCCGGACGGGCCGAAAGGTCAAGCCCCTGCGCATTTCACGGTGCTTCCAATTCTTTCAGCATAGCTGTTATCTGCGCTTTGAGCAGAGGAAGATCTCGCTCCACCGTTGCCCAGACTTCTTCGAGATCAATACCGAAGTACTCGTGTACCAGAATATTTCGCATCGCTACAATCTGCGCCCAGGGGATCTGTGGATAGGCGGCATGAAACGCCTGCCCCAGGCGCGCCGCAGCCTCACCGATCAGTTGCAGATGATGGATGATCCACACCTGAATCAGTTCGTTCTGAAGAAACGCCCTTTTGCCCTGACTGGCATATCGTTCGATCCGGGCAATCGCCT from Rhodothermus marinus carries:
- a CDS encoding amylo-alpha-1,6-glucosidase gives rise to the protein MMAVQAQQIEGLVPRFERPTGRLVLARPTQAGAFLDVVGRRAALLGYEHRAFEVWVYPLKILRDLRLEFQIADYPVPLSGEETLAYIEARPEATVLTYSHAAFTVRQILYAPVHEPGIVMLLDVQAVRPLTIRVAFRPDLRLMWPAGLMTGYLGWNEEGRFYTITEETRRFAGVIGSPLARDVSVQPYQEEPKDLPNRFELEVTPELAARYYIPVVITGSVEGIDGAIATYRRLLEQAESYYRQNVAHYERLLDEALQIETPDPTLNTAYAWALVGIDKGLATNPYLGTGLIAGFRTAGNSERPGFAWFFGRDALWTVLATTAVGHFETTRTALDFLRKFQREDGKIPHEISQSAALIDWFEDYPYPWASADATPLFIIAHADYWQASGDLDYIREHWDALVRAYRFTAGTDTDGNDLVENTGVGHGWVEGGLLYPPHEELYQQGVWLAALEGMEAMATALGETELAAEVRQRAVRVRAAIERTYWLEDEGFYAFATWKPDGAAAPELFPENTVLQAVPLWWRLLSPERARRALEHVGSAQMATDWGTRILSNASSRYDPLSYHHGSVWPLFTGWASMAAYRYEKPHIGYQALMANALLTYQGALGYVTELLSGAFNRDFGRSSHHQIWSEAMVVTPLVRGLLGLDVREGGRVLRVAPQLPAVWDSLRLRHVPVGRDRYALAIRRTDEAFLVEIIPEGEAAPVSLDLAPAFPLDARVESVTVNDRPAVFEVREEGDLQRVRIRVPVAGPTTIRYRMRPGTDVYVAPEPLVPGMDNRGLRVLRVRAASDSLLLVLEGRVGRSYTLQVRTPRRVQAVEGVMLSPEPGGYRLQVRFEGEGAGYVRRQLRLPLE
- a CDS encoding RagB/SusD family nutrient uptake outer membrane protein, with amino-acid sequence MQRNKTAGILLAVLLTPVVLILSSCTDLTEETFSVVTPENFYKTEKEITAALAPIYAQLRALEWNYWNLSQVSSDETVVPTRGQDWFDGGRWLAIHRHQWDPSLVDINGAWVDSYTGIARANGLLQTLAEIEAPNEAQLEAEVRLLRAFFYYTLLDFFGNVPIVGDDEFVVDPNNPPANATRAEVFNFIESELLEIYDNLPEQPPLAGRVTKWVADAILASMYLNAGVFTRNSDQLNPTGYNSCVDVQVSGGQNACQAAIQRADNIINSGYFRLAQDASEWLAMFLPNNENAPEVIFAIQHLPENGLGMTFQMRTLHYNQLSPSPWNGHAILAETYNKFDQDDARRTIFLVGQQYAEPRGNCVGSQCYSQGDPLTDRTGAPLVYTPEIQNVTNANEREGVRVLKYGPDPNNVNGNHGNDYAWFRLAEIYLIKAEALNELNGPSQQVIDLINEVRARVFDPPKPLNLADYSSREALRQAILDERLFELTWEAKRRQDLIRHGQFTRAWEFKDPSNPRVLLFPIPQAQLDANPNLQQNPGY
- a CDS encoding HepT-like ribonuclease domain-containing protein, encoding MRTPVERLRDMLEAIARIERYASQGKRAFLQNELIQVWIIHHLQLIGEAAARLGQAFHAAYPQIPWAQIVAMRNILVHEYFGIDLEEVWATVERDLPLLKAQITAMLKELEAP
- a CDS encoding TonB-dependent receptor plug domain-containing protein; translation: MERRHMVGGLALVAALWLTGCAGSRPVAETDASAAEAKEQVNVGYGTIAREEVTASVSELDPDEVKERPVTRVEELLRGRVAGVYVTEAPGGGLIVRIRGQNTLLGNPEPLYVVDGMPITPIPGGTISFLNPHDIESITVLKDAAATAIYGSRGANGVILITTKRAGRNQ
- a CDS encoding SusC/RagA family TonB-linked outer membrane protein; protein product: MSTLLSRILRVSLLLACWNVSVVIAQPRTVTGTVSDATTGEPLPGVNIVVLGTMTGTTTDVEGRYQIEVPGPEAVLVFSFVGYEQVQEVVGDRTVINVRMQPTVEVLEEIVVVGYGVQRREDVTGSVATIDATEINQGVYTSPDQLLQGQVAGLTIISNNGEPGAGLNIRLRGGTSISASNDPLIVIDGVPIDNVRLMPEGAGIDGAPPPPRNPLSLINPNDIESITVLKDAAATAIYGSRGANGVILIETKKGRQGQLQVDYEGYISAASPYKKLELLNGEEYRRFVQEQVQAGNLSQDALNVLGNANTDWEEAVTRTGITHFHNLAFSGGTSQTRYRASVSYLNQQGHVISSGLERLTGRLNADHQAFDGRLRLQLNLTSSFQHDDLLPYNQTAGFEGGVFTNVYQMNPTYPIYADQNLDGTPALDGYFEIADGRTSVRNPVAMAEQVLDFVKTTRSLGNIGAELDLLPGLTARVNFGADRAQSSRRQYFPQQNPTGAQYEGRALQRSREHSSLTFQSYLTYRNTFAQAHNVELLGGYEFNEYMTEEFGVEGQGFVTDVTTYNAMQSASQLVKAGTFSYKEKSRLISFFTRLNYNYQSRYYLTGVLRYDGSSRFGEGNKWGLFPAISAAWRISGEPFMQGLDWLTDLRLKVGYGITGSQEIGNYLSLAQLGANESLQAVFDQQPYTGFAPVNYANPDLKWEETATFNIGLDYSLLNGKFSGTIEYYEKNTSNLLLEIPVPQPAPVPTRIENVGKTRNRGLEFSLDALAVDRPGLNVLFGLVFSTNRNEVVSLGGRDQIITGTVSGRGQSDTYAQILLPGEPIGTFYGPVFLGVDANGRQQFADLDGDGQVEITGDDRTIIGNAQPDFTYGFRTNIYWGNFDFYVFIRGEQGRDVFNNTALVYQTKSAVLQNQNFLKAALDDPDALDEPAIYSSRWIEDGSFIRLDNVTVGYTFNNLGPWSRYLRRARIYVSGQNLLVITPYSGYDPEVNTNAGLATLGIDYTNYPRARTFTVGISLGF